A region from the Aegilops tauschii subsp. strangulata cultivar AL8/78 chromosome 5, Aet v6.0, whole genome shotgun sequence genome encodes:
- the LOC109738754 gene encoding probable serine/threonine protein kinase IRE isoform X1, which produces MEKDSVGGHARRATVSAAGGREMDSPRFRAILRATSGRRKRAPDVKSFSHELNPGGAAAHQHHLAARNRPRGEDEFIGAVKSKFIRLKEEVDCELGVFAGDLVGLLERATADEEDQQYWRVTLEDLLVVTQKCAEMSPEEFWVKCEGIVQALDDRRQELTTAGGALKQAHTRILFILTRCTRLLQFRKELSGYCGDADGKHQHMLGLHQLSDLGLYPLQSTNGGSTDLGRRSTSSLTELKERLIRRRMLEHKHLTLDFAGRHFLGDAGDSPGSGSSGKISSWKKLPSPARHKNSEAKEDKITPTKKAITRNKVDVDEIVERIDAASIHPDGLASLGDSAVKIEISPEYPGAQQIIVDGKPRMICRICDFEIPMSCAEGHFIACTLADRCDSKGLSTDKRLQRVAEVLERVLACFDAKSPHNAEFHHPENTRASTSSLTEESDGSMDHDNDLSHLLTVPSSELFSEGALTHASGNLSQSPLLTPRTSHEESQLTKHKAFVELENFQQVESLLTIARGIESIKSSEYSSLEDLSSYLEDLNAVIDTRNVDALVVETFGRRIAKLLQEKFMQLCGQIDDMSTESLGPIDEDGPLENSVSSRTSQLNGKFKDRTSIEDFEIIKPISRGAFGRVFLAKKRVTGDLFAIKVLKKADMIRKNAVESILAERDILISARNPFVVRFFYSFTCRENLYLVMEYLNGGDLYSLLRGLGCLDEDMARTYIAELVLALEYLHSLNVIHRDLKPDNLLISRDGHIKLTDFGLSKVGLINSTDDLSGPDVSTALVGDNQPTDAEQRAHKRRQRQKQTAVGTPDYLAPEILLGMSHGPTADWWSVGVILFEILVGIPPFNAEHPQIIFDNIMNREIPWPQVPQELSSEAYDLIDKLLIENPVQRLGATGAGEVKAHPFFKGINWDMIARQQAVFIPCTDDEYDTSYFACRHAWGAADEQVTTAPNEYDDRSETSSMSCGSSPRSCDYEEDGDECGSMEEFGPPLSVKYSFSNFSFKNISQLASMNYDLMTKHNEDPLQSSRS; this is translated from the exons ATGGAG AAGGACAGCGTTGGTGGACACGCGCGGAGGGCGACGGTGAGCGCGGCGGGAGGGAGGGAGATGGACTCGCCACGGTTCCGGGCGATCCTGCGGGCGACGAGCGGACGGCGGAAGCGGGCGCCGGACGTCAAGAGCTTCTCGCACGAGCTCAACCCGGGGGGCGCGGCGGCGCACCAGCACCACCTGGCCGCGCGGAACAGGCCGCGTGGCGAAGACGAGTTCATCGGCGCCGTAAAGAGCAAGTTCATCAGGCTCAAGGAGGAGGTGGACTGCGAGCTCGGCGTCTTCGCGGGGGACCTCGTTGGCCTCCTTGAGAGGGCCACGGCCGACGAGGAGGACCAACAGTATTGGCGCGTCACGCTCGAGGACCTGCTCGTCGTCACGCAGAAGTGCGCCGAGATGAGCCCTGAGGAGTTCTGGGTCAAGTGCGAGGGCATCGTCCAGGCCCTCGACGACCGCCGCCAGGAGCTCACCACGGCAGGGGGGGCGCTCAAGCAGGCGCACACGCGCATCCTCTTCATCCTCACCCGCTGCACGCGGCTCCTGCAGTTCCGCAAGGAGCTCAGCGGCTACTGCGGCGACGCCGACGGCAAGCACCAGCACATGCTTGGCCTGCACCAGCTCAGTGACCTGGGCCTCTACCCATTgcagtccaccaacggcggctcGACGGACCTAGGCCGCAGGAGCACCTCCAGCTTGACCGAGCTTAAGGAGAGGCTCATAAGGAGGAGGATGCTGGAGCACAAGCACCTTACCCTCGACTTCGCGGGGCGGCACTTCTTGGGAGATGCCGGTGATTCTCCCGGCAGCGGCAGCAGTGGCAAGATATCGTCTTGGAAGAAGCTGCCGTCTCCTGCTCGCCATAAGAACTCGGAGGCAAAGGAGGACAAGATCACCCCAACAAAGAAGGCAATAACCAGGAACAAGGTCGACGTGGATGAGATTGTTGAGAGGATTGACGCAGCTAGCATTCATCCGGACGGCCTGGCTTCTCTTGGGGACTCAGCAGTCAAGATCGAGATTTCACCAGAGTACCCAGGGGCCCAACAAATAATCGTCGATGGAAAGCCAAGGATGATATGCAGGATCTGCGATTTTGAGATCCCGATGTCTTGTGCGGAAGGCCATTTCATAGCATGCACGCTTGCTGATCGGTGTGATTCCAAGGGCTTGAGTACTGACAAGCGGCTACAAAGGGTTGCCGAGGTGCTTGAGAGGGTGCTTGCTTGCTTTGACGCAAAGAGCCCACATAATGCGGAATTTCATCATCCTGAGAACACAAGAGCTAGCACATCGAGTTTAACAGAAGAATCTGATGGATCAATGGATCATGATAACGATTTGTCTCATCTGTTGACAGTGCCATCATCAGAACTGTTTTCAGAA GGAGCACTGACACATGCATCAGGAAACTTGTCGCAGTCACCATTATTGACACCAAGAACTAGCCACGAAGAATCACAGCTGACTAAACACAAGGCATTCGTCGAACTAGAGAATTTTCAGCAG GTTGAAAGTTTACTGACTATTGCTAGAGGCATTGAGAGCATAAAAAGTTCAGAGTACAGCTCACTGGAGGACTTGAGCTCTTACCTTGAAGATCTGAATGCTGTTATTGACACGAGAAATGTGGATGCCCTTGTTGTGGAGACTTTTGGAAGAAGGATAGCCAAGTTACTACA GGAGAAATTTATGCAATTATGCGGACAAATAGATGATATGAGCACCGAATCTTTAGGTCCAATAGATGAAGATGGCCCTTTGGAGAATAGTGTAAGCTCAAGAACAAGCCAGCTAAATGGGAAATTTAAGGACCGTACCTCAATTGAGGACTTCGAAATTATAAAGCCAATCAGCCGTGGTGCATTTGGGCGTGTATTTCTTGCAAAGAAAAGGGTAACAGGAGACCTTTTTGCCATCAAG GTGCTGAAGAAAGCTGATATGATCCGCAAGAATGCAGTTGAAAGCATCTTGGCAGAGCGTGACATCTTAATATCAGCTCGTAACCCATTTGTG GTTCGATTTTTCTACTCCTTCACATGTAGGGAAAACCTTTATCTTGTTATGGAGTACTTGAATGGAGGAGATCTCTATTCCCTCTTGAGAGGCTTAGGTTGTTTGGATGAAGATATGGCAAGGACATATATAGCAGAACTG GTTCTTGCATTGGAGTATCTGCATTCTTTGAATGTGATTCACCGTGATTTGAAGCCCGACAACTTGTTAATCTCCCGTGATGGCCATATAAAG TTGACTGACTTTGGGCTATCAAAGGTTGGTCTTATAAATAGCACAGATGATTTATCTGGTCCAGATGTCAGCACTGCTCTAGTGGGTGACAATCAACCAACAGATGCAGAACAACGTGCACACAAACGACGGCAGAGGCAAAAGCAGACAGCTGTGGGCACTCCTGACTATTTGGCCCCGGAAATACTACTAGGGATGAGCCATG GTCCAACTGCGGATTGGTGGTCGGTTGGTGTTATTCTCTTCGAGATTCTTGTAGGAATTCCTCCATTCAATGCTGAGCATCCACAG ATAATATTTGACAACATAATGAACCGGGAAATACCTTGGCCACAAGTACCACAGGAACTGAGCTCCGAAGCATATGACTTGATTGACAA GTTGCTAATTGAGAACCCGGTACAAAGATTAGGTGCGACTGGTGCTGGAGAG GTAAAGGCTCATCCGTTCTTTAAGGGCATCAATTGGGATATGATTGCTAGACAGCAG GCTGTGTTTATTCCCTGTACAGACGATGAATATGATACAAGTTACTTTGCCTGCCGTCATGCCTGGGGTGCTGCTGATGAGCAGGTCACTACAGCCCCCAATGAGTACGACGACAGAAGTGAGACTAGTAGCATGAGTTGTGGCAGCAGTCCACGTAGTTGCGACTACGAAGAAGAT GGAGATGAATGTGGTAGCATGGAAGAGTTCGGGCCTCCTCTGTCGGTGAAATATTCTTTCAGCAACTTCTCATTCAAG AACATTTCCCAGCTAGCATCGATGAATTATGATCTGATGACTAAGCATAACGAAGATCCTTTGCAATCTTCAAGATCTTGA
- the LOC109738754 gene encoding probable serine/threonine protein kinase IRE isoform X2 has protein sequence MEKDSVGGHARRATVSAAGGREMDSPRFRAILRATSGRRKRAPDVKSFSHELNPGGAAAHQHHLAARNRPRGEDEFIGAVKSKFIRLKEEVDCELGVFAGDLVGLLERATADEEDQQYWRVTLEDLLVVTQKCAEMSPEEFWVKCEGIVQALDDRRQELTTAGGALKQAHTRILFILTRCTRLLQFRKELSGYCGDADGKHQHMLGLHQLSDLGLYPLQSTNGGSTDLGRRSTSSLTELKERLIRRRMLEHKHLTLDFAGRHFLGDAGDSPGSGSSGKISSWKKLPSPARHKNSEAKEDKITPTKKAITRNKVDVDEIVERIDAASIHPDGLASLGDSAVKIEISPEYPGAQQIIVDGKPRMICRICDFEIPMSCAEGHFIACTLADRCDSKGLSTDKRLQRVAEVLERVLACFDAKSPHNAEFHHPENTRASTSSLTEESDGSMDHDNDLSHLLTVPSSELFSEGALTHASGNLSQSPLLTPRTSHEESQLTKHKAFVELENFQQVESLLTIARGIESIKSSEYSSLEDLSSYLEDLNAVIDTRNVDALVVETFGRRIAKLLQEKFMQLCGQIDDMSTESLGPIDEDGPLENSVSSRTSQLNGKFKDRTSIEDFEIIKPISRGAFGRVFLAKKRVTGDLFAIKVLKKADMIRKNAVESILAERDILISARNPFVVRFFYSFTCRENLYLVMEYLNGGDLYSLLRGLGCLDEDMARTYIAELVLALEYLHSLNVIHRDLKPDNLLISRDGHIKLTDFGLSKVGLINSTDDLSGPDVSTALVGDNQPTDAEQRAHKRRQRQKQTAVGTPDYLAPEILLGMSHGPTADWWSVGVILFEILVGIPPFNAEHPQIIFDNIMNREIPWPQVPQELSSEAYDLIDKLLIENPVQRLGATGAGESR, from the exons ATGGAG AAGGACAGCGTTGGTGGACACGCGCGGAGGGCGACGGTGAGCGCGGCGGGAGGGAGGGAGATGGACTCGCCACGGTTCCGGGCGATCCTGCGGGCGACGAGCGGACGGCGGAAGCGGGCGCCGGACGTCAAGAGCTTCTCGCACGAGCTCAACCCGGGGGGCGCGGCGGCGCACCAGCACCACCTGGCCGCGCGGAACAGGCCGCGTGGCGAAGACGAGTTCATCGGCGCCGTAAAGAGCAAGTTCATCAGGCTCAAGGAGGAGGTGGACTGCGAGCTCGGCGTCTTCGCGGGGGACCTCGTTGGCCTCCTTGAGAGGGCCACGGCCGACGAGGAGGACCAACAGTATTGGCGCGTCACGCTCGAGGACCTGCTCGTCGTCACGCAGAAGTGCGCCGAGATGAGCCCTGAGGAGTTCTGGGTCAAGTGCGAGGGCATCGTCCAGGCCCTCGACGACCGCCGCCAGGAGCTCACCACGGCAGGGGGGGCGCTCAAGCAGGCGCACACGCGCATCCTCTTCATCCTCACCCGCTGCACGCGGCTCCTGCAGTTCCGCAAGGAGCTCAGCGGCTACTGCGGCGACGCCGACGGCAAGCACCAGCACATGCTTGGCCTGCACCAGCTCAGTGACCTGGGCCTCTACCCATTgcagtccaccaacggcggctcGACGGACCTAGGCCGCAGGAGCACCTCCAGCTTGACCGAGCTTAAGGAGAGGCTCATAAGGAGGAGGATGCTGGAGCACAAGCACCTTACCCTCGACTTCGCGGGGCGGCACTTCTTGGGAGATGCCGGTGATTCTCCCGGCAGCGGCAGCAGTGGCAAGATATCGTCTTGGAAGAAGCTGCCGTCTCCTGCTCGCCATAAGAACTCGGAGGCAAAGGAGGACAAGATCACCCCAACAAAGAAGGCAATAACCAGGAACAAGGTCGACGTGGATGAGATTGTTGAGAGGATTGACGCAGCTAGCATTCATCCGGACGGCCTGGCTTCTCTTGGGGACTCAGCAGTCAAGATCGAGATTTCACCAGAGTACCCAGGGGCCCAACAAATAATCGTCGATGGAAAGCCAAGGATGATATGCAGGATCTGCGATTTTGAGATCCCGATGTCTTGTGCGGAAGGCCATTTCATAGCATGCACGCTTGCTGATCGGTGTGATTCCAAGGGCTTGAGTACTGACAAGCGGCTACAAAGGGTTGCCGAGGTGCTTGAGAGGGTGCTTGCTTGCTTTGACGCAAAGAGCCCACATAATGCGGAATTTCATCATCCTGAGAACACAAGAGCTAGCACATCGAGTTTAACAGAAGAATCTGATGGATCAATGGATCATGATAACGATTTGTCTCATCTGTTGACAGTGCCATCATCAGAACTGTTTTCAGAA GGAGCACTGACACATGCATCAGGAAACTTGTCGCAGTCACCATTATTGACACCAAGAACTAGCCACGAAGAATCACAGCTGACTAAACACAAGGCATTCGTCGAACTAGAGAATTTTCAGCAG GTTGAAAGTTTACTGACTATTGCTAGAGGCATTGAGAGCATAAAAAGTTCAGAGTACAGCTCACTGGAGGACTTGAGCTCTTACCTTGAAGATCTGAATGCTGTTATTGACACGAGAAATGTGGATGCCCTTGTTGTGGAGACTTTTGGAAGAAGGATAGCCAAGTTACTACA GGAGAAATTTATGCAATTATGCGGACAAATAGATGATATGAGCACCGAATCTTTAGGTCCAATAGATGAAGATGGCCCTTTGGAGAATAGTGTAAGCTCAAGAACAAGCCAGCTAAATGGGAAATTTAAGGACCGTACCTCAATTGAGGACTTCGAAATTATAAAGCCAATCAGCCGTGGTGCATTTGGGCGTGTATTTCTTGCAAAGAAAAGGGTAACAGGAGACCTTTTTGCCATCAAG GTGCTGAAGAAAGCTGATATGATCCGCAAGAATGCAGTTGAAAGCATCTTGGCAGAGCGTGACATCTTAATATCAGCTCGTAACCCATTTGTG GTTCGATTTTTCTACTCCTTCACATGTAGGGAAAACCTTTATCTTGTTATGGAGTACTTGAATGGAGGAGATCTCTATTCCCTCTTGAGAGGCTTAGGTTGTTTGGATGAAGATATGGCAAGGACATATATAGCAGAACTG GTTCTTGCATTGGAGTATCTGCATTCTTTGAATGTGATTCACCGTGATTTGAAGCCCGACAACTTGTTAATCTCCCGTGATGGCCATATAAAG TTGACTGACTTTGGGCTATCAAAGGTTGGTCTTATAAATAGCACAGATGATTTATCTGGTCCAGATGTCAGCACTGCTCTAGTGGGTGACAATCAACCAACAGATGCAGAACAACGTGCACACAAACGACGGCAGAGGCAAAAGCAGACAGCTGTGGGCACTCCTGACTATTTGGCCCCGGAAATACTACTAGGGATGAGCCATG GTCCAACTGCGGATTGGTGGTCGGTTGGTGTTATTCTCTTCGAGATTCTTGTAGGAATTCCTCCATTCAATGCTGAGCATCCACAG ATAATATTTGACAACATAATGAACCGGGAAATACCTTGGCCACAAGTACCACAGGAACTGAGCTCCGAAGCATATGACTTGATTGACAA GTTGCTAATTGAGAACCCGGTACAAAGATTAGGTGCGACTGGTGCTGGAGAG AGCAGGTAA
- the LOC109738753 gene encoding uncharacterized protein yields MAARVHHHHHYPVLVSAAASPARSQDMRLRRSPPPAKTDDRRLRRSPPVSVEKARRQGRPSRGGAAVAGTAAGTAAGCAAACAAACACFPFAVLELAVLATVRAPAAMCRRTIRERRNRRREARAMRKKEMEGVILGGDASPKSVAATQEKHAALKAEEEEEHGWCHWPVKPAAAAVAAAEELAEAEKEVWERFYGTGGFGRSPSEHEETW; encoded by the coding sequence ATGGCGGCCAGGGTGCACCACCACCATCACTACCCCGTGCTGGTGTCGGCAGCGGCGTCGCCTGCTAGGTCGCAGGACATGCGACTGAGGCGGTCGCCTCCGCCCGCCAAGACGGATGACAGGCGGCTGAGGCGGTCTCCGCCGGTGTCGGTGGAGAAGGCGCGGCGGCAGGGGCGGCCGTCGCGGGGCGGGGCTGCGGTGGCGGGGACGGCGGCAGGGACGGCAGCGGGGTGCGCGGCCGCGTGCGCGGCCGCGTGCGCCTGCTTCCCGTTCGCGGTGCTTGAGCTCGCCGTCCTCGCCACCGTGCGCGCGCCCGCCGCGATGTGCCGCCGCACCATCCGCGAGCGGCGCAACCGGCGACGCGAGGCCCGGGCCATGCGGAAGAAGGAGATGGAGGGCGTCATCCTCGGCGGGGACGCGTCGCCCAAGTCGGTGGCCGCGACCCAGGAGAAGCACGCCGCGCTGAaggcggaggaggaagaggagcacGGGTGGTGCCATTGGCCGGTCaagcccgcggcggcggcggtggctgcggccgaggagctcgccgaggcggagaaggaggtgtGGGAGCGCTTCTACGGCACCGGCGGCTTCGGGAGGAGCCCGTCGGAGCACGAGGAAACGTGGTGA